A single Filimonas effusa DNA region contains:
- a CDS encoding MutS-related protein, translating to MKEFITDKQTLEDLNLTGKYNPRSLFSLFNKVQTSGAERLLDEMFRHPLTDADAINRRSAMFRYYQEKGLRFSLESAGFRDAEAYLGSAGEGPFPVLFMGLLQKKVLAAATRDERYGRLVTGINAATSLLQRVFRLLPTLDDYPDPQEWALVKKLAADQRLSWIGCWDNKERVSFPELAKRHHLLRQVFQKEMEQLLELVYKVDLCIAVAAVASEQGFCYAKALDRNENVIKAEGLRHPALKKGVANSLYFNRNHNLLFLTGANMAGKSTLMKSLGIALYMGHMGFPVAVTNMQFSVRDGLFTSINVADNLNQGYSHFYAEVLRVKKVAEQVSKGLNLVVVFDELFKGTNVKDAFDATLSVTKAFGLYRNCVFVVSTHIIEVGEVLRAGSPDTLFRYLPTVMEGAVPRYPYTLAEGITNDRQGMMIIQNEGVFDLLE from the coding sequence ATGAAGGAGTTTATAACCGACAAACAAACGCTGGAAGATCTGAATCTGACGGGTAAATACAATCCCAGGTCATTGTTTAGTCTTTTTAATAAAGTACAAACCTCAGGAGCCGAAAGGTTGCTCGATGAAATGTTCCGTCATCCGCTGACGGATGCGGATGCTATTAACCGCAGGTCGGCAATGTTCCGATATTACCAGGAGAAGGGGCTCCGGTTTTCATTGGAAAGTGCGGGATTCCGTGATGCGGAAGCATATCTTGGTTCTGCAGGTGAGGGGCCATTCCCGGTCCTGTTCATGGGCCTGTTGCAAAAGAAGGTGTTAGCTGCTGCTACCCGCGACGAAAGATATGGCCGGCTGGTAACCGGCATTAACGCTGCTACATCGCTACTGCAAAGGGTTTTCAGGTTGTTACCCACCCTGGACGATTATCCTGATCCGCAGGAATGGGCATTGGTAAAAAAGCTGGCAGCGGATCAGCGGTTGAGTTGGATAGGTTGTTGGGATAACAAGGAGCGGGTATCGTTTCCGGAACTGGCGAAGCGTCATCATCTGCTAAGGCAGGTATTTCAAAAAGAAATGGAACAACTGCTGGAGCTGGTATATAAGGTCGACCTTTGTATTGCTGTAGCTGCTGTGGCGAGCGAACAGGGTTTCTGCTATGCAAAGGCGCTGGACAGAAATGAAAATGTTATAAAAGCGGAAGGATTGCGTCATCCTGCTTTGAAGAAAGGTGTCGCCAACAGTTTGTATTTTAATCGTAATCACAACCTGTTATTTCTTACCGGCGCCAATATGGCTGGCAAGTCAACCCTCATGAAGTCGTTGGGAATAGCGCTTTATATGGGCCATATGGGTTTCCCTGTGGCGGTAACCAATATGCAATTTTCTGTTCGTGACGGGCTCTTTACCTCTATAAATGTTGCTGATAACCTGAACCAGGGCTATAGCCATTTTTATGCGGAGGTGTTACGTGTAAAGAAAGTGGCAGAGCAGGTGAGTAAAGGGTTAAACCTGGTTGTTGTTTTCGACGAGCTGTTCAAAGGCACCAATGTAAAGGATGCGTTCGATGCCACTTTATCTGTGACAAAAGCTTTCGGCTTGTACCGTAATTGTGTGTTCGTGGTGTCGACCCATATTATAGAAGTAGGGGAGGTGCTCAGAGCCGGATCTCCGGATACTTTATTCAGGTACCTGCCGACTGTTATGGAAGGTGCTGTCCCCCGCTATCCTTATACGCTGGCGGAAGGCATCACGAATGACCGGCAGGGAATGATGATCATTCAGAATGAAGGGGTCTTCGATCTTTTGGAATAA
- a CDS encoding heavy metal translocating P-type ATPase, translating into MADSSIVQNTGGYSRNLWQRHGEAIVTGLCLLFIILAWQAGRNNFQTPAVILFALAYITGGYQKAYEGLEALFKAHKLDVDLLMVIAALGAAAIGYWMDGAILIFIFALSGTLEGYTMEKTNKDIKALMQLRPEAAVVLRGDREEVVKIEDLKVGDVILVRPGERIAADGVIIAGSSAVDQASITGESIPVDKQKGEEVYSGTINGQGALEVRVSKLARETMISKIIGLVQEAQHTKPPSQQFVEKFESIYAKGVIGGAMLFLLIPPLLLHWNWQDTVYRAMIFLVVASPCALVASIMPAILSAISNAARNGVLFKGGAHLQNIGDVKAVAFDKTGTLTIGRPRVMDIIPFGDIAEAELLRIAASVETLSEHPIAKAMIQAAKEKGLLLERPVDLQALHGVGVTGVLGGIKYIIGKREVIKDMTLSAEQETVISQLEANGKTVIYVSGNGQLPGILTVQDSIREQAVKVVKELKDMGIKVFMLTGDSKATARAIADQAGIGLVYSELLPAGKVEVVQQIEAKYGKVVMVGDGVNDAPALATASVGVAIGSGGTDVAIETADVILMKDNIEKIPFAIRLSRRTGKVIKQNICFAIAVAVTMIILNFVGGVINLPEGVVGHEGSTVLVVLSGLRLLR; encoded by the coding sequence ATGGCGGATAGTTCTATTGTACAAAATACAGGCGGGTATTCACGGAATCTATGGCAAAGACATGGAGAGGCTATTGTAACAGGGTTATGTTTGTTGTTTATCATTCTGGCCTGGCAGGCCGGGCGGAACAATTTTCAGACGCCGGCGGTCATCTTGTTTGCGCTGGCTTATATCACAGGAGGTTACCAGAAGGCCTACGAGGGGCTGGAGGCGTTGTTTAAAGCGCACAAGCTGGACGTGGATCTGCTGATGGTTATTGCTGCCCTGGGGGCTGCTGCGATCGGTTACTGGATGGACGGCGCCATTCTGATCTTCATTTTTGCCCTTAGCGGTACGCTGGAAGGGTATACCATGGAAAAGACCAATAAAGATATAAAGGCATTGATGCAGCTTCGTCCGGAAGCAGCAGTGGTGCTGAGAGGCGACCGGGAAGAGGTTGTAAAAATCGAAGACCTGAAAGTAGGTGATGTTATCCTGGTGCGCCCGGGGGAAAGGATTGCTGCTGATGGTGTTATCATTGCGGGCAGCTCTGCTGTTGACCAGGCTTCCATTACGGGGGAATCTATTCCGGTTGACAAGCAGAAGGGAGAAGAGGTTTATTCGGGGACCATCAACGGGCAGGGGGCGTTGGAGGTGCGTGTTTCGAAGCTGGCGCGGGAGACCATGATATCAAAGATCATCGGGCTTGTTCAGGAGGCGCAGCATACAAAGCCGCCCAGCCAGCAATTTGTAGAAAAATTTGAAAGCATATATGCCAAAGGAGTGATAGGAGGGGCCATGCTGTTTCTGCTTATACCGCCTTTACTGCTGCACTGGAACTGGCAGGATACCGTTTACAGGGCAATGATCTTCCTGGTGGTGGCTTCGCCCTGTGCATTGGTTGCTTCTATCATGCCGGCCATATTATCTGCTATTTCAAATGCTGCCAGGAACGGCGTGCTTTTCAAGGGTGGTGCACATTTGCAGAATATAGGTGATGTTAAGGCGGTAGCTTTCGATAAAACCGGCACCCTCACTATAGGCCGGCCCAGGGTTATGGATATCATACCTTTCGGGGATATTGCAGAAGCGGAATTATTGCGGATAGCGGCTTCTGTGGAAACGCTTTCGGAGCATCCTATTGCAAAGGCAATGATACAGGCGGCAAAAGAGAAAGGATTGTTGCTGGAACGGCCGGTTGATCTGCAGGCTTTGCATGGCGTGGGTGTTACCGGAGTGCTGGGGGGTATAAAATATATCATTGGAAAGCGGGAAGTTATAAAGGATATGACGCTATCGGCTGAACAGGAAACAGTGATCAGCCAGCTCGAGGCTAACGGGAAAACCGTTATTTATGTAAGTGGTAACGGGCAATTGCCGGGTATTTTAACTGTACAGGATAGTATTCGTGAGCAGGCTGTAAAAGTGGTGAAAGAATTGAAGGATATGGGCATTAAAGTATTTATGCTTACAGGTGATTCAAAAGCTACCGCCAGGGCTATAGCCGACCAGGCGGGTATTGGCCTGGTTTATTCGGAGTTACTGCCTGCCGGCAAGGTAGAGGTTGTTCAGCAAATAGAGGCGAAGTATGGTAAAGTGGTAATGGTAGGAGATGGCGTGAATGATGCGCCTGCATTGGCGACGGCTTCTGTTGGCGTTGCCATTGGGTCGGGCGGGACCGATGTAGCCATAGAAACTGCGGATGTAATTTTAATGAAAGACAACATTGAAAAAATACCTTTTGCTATCAGGCTTAGCAGAAGAACTGGTAAAGTCATTAAGCAGAATATCTGCTTTGCCATAGCCGTTGCGGTTACCATGATCATATTAAATTTCGTGGGAGGCGTTATTAACCTGCCGGAAGGCGTGGTGGGACACGAAGGCAGCACGGTGCTGGTAGTATTAAGTGGATTAAGGCTGCTGAGGTAG
- a CDS encoding helix-turn-helix domain-containing protein: MTSTQLFRDVEVSVKDLASNNSGLHKHHYFELIYVLEGTGIHNINNNHYQFAEGDVFLLTPEDAHTFHVSSFTRFCIVDFTKGFFTKKANRQEEKMDVSDFFKRLEYIFHNHHNVAGSIIADDDRPIFRSLIRQLIEENTKKQAFEEIITQNIVFLLLHFIARHIQQRNIQFHKTQNARSTIHEITAYIQQHIYDKELLKVENLAAQFNKSPDHLSRYFKSETGNTIKDYITRYKLNLIETRLKYSDLTIAEIADEMNFTDESHLNKTFKNVFGKTARQYKMDCLR, from the coding sequence ATGACCTCAACACAATTATTCAGAGATGTGGAAGTGAGTGTAAAAGACCTGGCTTCCAACAATTCCGGGCTTCACAAGCATCATTACTTCGAGCTCATTTATGTGTTGGAAGGAACCGGCATCCATAATATCAACAACAACCACTACCAGTTCGCCGAAGGCGACGTATTCCTGTTAACGCCCGAAGATGCCCACACCTTCCATGTTTCATCGTTCACCAGGTTTTGCATTGTTGATTTTACAAAAGGCTTTTTTACCAAGAAAGCAAACCGTCAGGAAGAAAAAATGGATGTAAGCGACTTCTTCAAACGGCTGGAATACATCTTTCATAACCATCATAATGTAGCCGGCAGCATTATAGCCGATGACGACCGGCCTATCTTCAGATCACTGATCCGCCAGCTGATAGAAGAAAACACCAAAAAACAGGCCTTTGAGGAAATCATCACCCAGAATATCGTTTTTTTACTACTCCATTTCATCGCAAGGCATATCCAGCAGCGAAACATACAGTTTCATAAAACGCAAAACGCCAGAAGTACCATCCACGAGATCACCGCCTACATCCAGCAGCATATCTACGATAAAGAGCTGCTGAAAGTAGAAAACCTGGCTGCACAGTTCAACAAATCACCGGACCACCTGAGCAGATACTTCAAAAGCGAAACAGGCAACACCATTAAAGACTATATCACCCGCTACAAGCTGAACCTCATTGAAACACGCCTGAAATACAGCGACCTCACCATTGCAGAAATAGCCGATGAAATGAACTTTACAGATGAAAGCCACCTCAACAAAACTTTCAAAAATGTATTCGGTAAAACAGCCCGGCAATATAAAATGGATTGCCTGAGATGA